Proteins encoded together in one Micromonospora auratinigra window:
- a CDS encoding acyl-CoA carboxylase subunit beta has translation MTSTAVGAQDTSVDQRDPEVRLRALFDAGTLRLAAPRDTSGALWARGEVDGTPVIAYATDATRMGGAMGTDGCRHVVDAIDAAVRDRVPVVGLWHSGGARLAEGVVALDAVGQVFAAMVRASGRVPQISVVLGPAAGGAAYGPALTDIVVMSGAGRIFVTGPEVVRSVTGEQVDMARLGGPEPHGRRSGVVHVTTPDDDSALVEARRLAALLGRQGRLAPDDVAGDAEGHDLAAPMPAEANRAYDVKPVVRALLDEPGVELHARWAPNVVTTLGRFAGRTVGVIANNPLRLGGCLDASSAEKAARFVRMCDSLGVPLVVLVDVPGYLPGVGQEWDGVVRRGAKLLHAFAEAVVPRVTLVTRKAYGGAYIAMNSRSLGASAVFAWPRAEVAVMGPSAAVNILHRKTLAAAPAQEREALRARLVEEQIRVAGGVNRALEIGVVDAVITPAETRRRIAEALAAAPAARGAHGNIPL, from the coding sequence ATGACCAGCACCGCCGTCGGCGCGCAGGACACGAGCGTGGACCAGCGCGACCCGGAGGTCCGGCTGCGGGCCCTGTTCGACGCCGGCACGCTGCGGCTGGCGGCGCCCCGGGACACCTCCGGGGCGCTCTGGGCGCGCGGTGAGGTCGACGGCACGCCGGTGATCGCGTACGCCACCGACGCCACCCGGATGGGCGGCGCGATGGGCACCGACGGGTGCCGGCACGTGGTGGACGCGATCGACGCCGCGGTGCGGGACCGGGTGCCGGTGGTGGGCCTCTGGCACTCCGGGGGCGCCCGGCTGGCCGAGGGCGTGGTCGCGCTCGACGCGGTCGGGCAGGTCTTCGCGGCGATGGTCCGGGCCTCCGGCCGGGTGCCGCAGATCTCGGTGGTGCTCGGTCCGGCGGCCGGCGGGGCCGCGTACGGGCCGGCGCTGACCGACATCGTGGTGATGAGCGGGGCCGGTCGGATCTTCGTGACCGGCCCCGAGGTGGTCCGCAGCGTCACCGGCGAGCAGGTCGACATGGCCCGCCTCGGCGGCCCGGAGCCGCACGGTCGGCGCTCCGGCGTGGTGCACGTGACCACCCCGGACGACGACTCGGCGCTGGTCGAGGCGCGCCGGCTGGCGGCGCTGCTGGGCCGCCAGGGCCGGCTCGCCCCGGACGACGTGGCCGGCGACGCGGAGGGACACGACCTGGCGGCCCCGATGCCGGCCGAGGCCAACCGGGCGTACGACGTGAAGCCGGTGGTCCGGGCCCTGCTCGACGAGCCGGGCGTGGAGCTGCACGCCAGGTGGGCGCCGAACGTGGTCACCACGCTGGGCCGGTTCGCCGGCCGCACGGTCGGCGTGATCGCCAACAACCCGCTGCGGCTGGGCGGCTGCCTCGACGCGTCCAGCGCGGAGAAGGCGGCCCGGTTCGTGCGGATGTGCGACAGCCTCGGCGTCCCCCTGGTGGTGCTGGTGGACGTGCCCGGCTACCTGCCCGGCGTCGGTCAGGAGTGGGACGGCGTGGTACGCCGGGGCGCGAAGCTGCTGCACGCGTTCGCCGAGGCGGTGGTGCCCCGGGTGACCCTGGTGACCCGCAAGGCGTACGGCGGCGCGTACATCGCGATGAACTCCCGGTCGCTCGGGGCGAGCGCGGTGTTCGCCTGGCCGCGGGCGGAGGTCGCGGTGATGGGCCCGAGCGCGGCGGTCAACATCTTGCACCGCAAGACGCTCGCCGCCGCCCCCGCGCAGGAGCGGGAGGCGCTGCGCGCCCGGCTGGTCGAGGAGCAGATCCGCGTCGCCGGGGGCGTCAACCGGGCGCTGGAGATCGGCGTGGTGGACGCCGTGATCACGCCGGCGGAGACCCGGCGGCGGATCGCCGAGGCCCTGGCGGCGGCACCCGCCGCGCGGGGCGCGCACGGCAACATCCCGCTGTAG
- a CDS encoding lipoprotein produces the protein MFRRTATAALAALTLAVTAGCGDGDAQPAGAPAPSGSPGPTGSPVAAGPPWYDEIAPAAAAVTIGEKAGPCRLPATFSMPAKWRAKAVRGGPDVKIGEAVPVCEIDAKPAGNIGFLRVWTIRRSGTPERTLDAFLNAYGAAAERDYRRTKVGVLDAYEASFSDADGNPERAALVSTIWGPLLLTLGGLDEEEHREMLPAYQLVKQTAKNNRDYE, from the coding sequence ATGTTCCGACGTACCGCGACGGCCGCGCTGGCCGCGCTGACCCTCGCCGTGACCGCCGGCTGCGGCGACGGCGACGCGCAGCCGGCGGGCGCCCCGGCGCCGTCCGGGTCGCCGGGCCCCACCGGCTCGCCGGTGGCCGCCGGTCCGCCCTGGTACGACGAGATCGCGCCCGCCGCGGCGGCGGTCACCATCGGCGAGAAGGCCGGCCCGTGCCGGCTGCCCGCGACGTTCTCGATGCCGGCGAAGTGGCGGGCGAAGGCGGTGCGGGGCGGCCCGGACGTCAAGATCGGCGAGGCCGTGCCGGTGTGCGAGATCGACGCCAAGCCGGCCGGCAACATCGGCTTCCTGCGGGTCTGGACGATCCGCAGGTCCGGCACCCCGGAGCGCACCCTGGACGCCTTCCTGAACGCGTACGGGGCGGCAGCGGAGCGGGACTACCGCCGGACCAAGGTGGGTGTGCTCGACGCGTACGAGGCGAGCTTCTCCGACGCCGACGGCAACCCGGAGCGGGCGGCCCTGGTGTCCACCATCTGGGGGCCGCTGCTGCTGACCCTGGGCGGGCTCGACGAGGAGGAGCACCGGGAGATGCTGCCCGCGTACCAGTTGGTGAAGCAGACCGCGAAGAACAACCGGGACTACGAGTGA
- a CDS encoding class I SAM-dependent methyltransferase: MEATEIRKLAALEDTHWWYRERRALLGRELRRLAAAGVTPDRALDVGAAGGGNTRVLRAHGWRPVALEYSAAGAGVARERGLDVIRADARHLPLPSATLGLAVAFDILEHFDEDHLAAAELRRVLRPDGTALIAVPADLRLWSAHDVAVGHVRRYDRAGLRAVVEKAGLVVDELWSWNVLLRPVAAWRRRRATGSDLAAPHPLVNLGLRAVVTAERHLPVRGLPGVSLMLRAHRPG, translated from the coding sequence GTGGAAGCGACCGAGATCCGCAAGCTCGCCGCGCTCGAGGACACCCACTGGTGGTACCGGGAGCGGCGCGCCCTGCTGGGCCGGGAGCTGCGCCGGCTGGCGGCCGCCGGGGTCACCCCGGACCGGGCGCTGGACGTGGGGGCGGCCGGCGGCGGCAACACCCGGGTGCTGCGGGCGCACGGCTGGCGGCCGGTCGCGCTGGAGTACAGCGCGGCGGGCGCCGGGGTGGCCCGCGAGCGGGGCCTGGACGTGATCCGGGCCGACGCCCGGCACCTGCCGCTCCCCTCGGCCACGCTGGGCCTGGCGGTCGCCTTCGACATCCTGGAGCACTTCGACGAGGACCACCTGGCCGCCGCCGAGCTGCGCCGGGTGCTGCGCCCGGACGGTACGGCGCTGATCGCGGTGCCGGCCGACCTGCGCCTCTGGTCGGCGCACGACGTGGCGGTCGGGCACGTGCGCCGCTACGACCGGGCCGGGCTGCGCGCGGTGGTGGAGAAGGCCGGCCTGGTGGTCGACGAGCTGTGGAGCTGGAACGTGCTGCTGCGCCCGGTGGCCGCCTGGCGACGCCGTCGCGCGACCGGCAGCGACCTGGCCGCGCCGCACCCGCTGGTGAACCTGGGGCTGCGCGCGGTGGTCACCGCCGAACGGCACCTGCCGGTGCGCGGCCTGCCGGGTGTCTCGCTGATGCTGCGGGCGCACCGCCCGGGGTGA
- the fabF gene encoding beta-ketoacyl-ACP synthase II, with translation MSRPDVVVTGLGATTPLGGDVASTWDAMLAGRSGVSALTQEWAGQLPVRIAAQLAVDPSEVLDRVKLRRLDRSEAIALIAAQQAWADAGLADSGLDPERLAVSVGSGIGGATTLLAQDDILEASGPRRVSPHTVPMLMPNGPAAWVGLELGAKAGVHSVASACATGAEAIALGLDMIRAGRADVVVAGGTEAVIHPLPIAGFASMRAMSTRNDDPERASRPWDKGRDGFVLGEGAGVVVLERADHAAARGARVYARLAGAGITSDAFDIVQPHAEGEGAIRAIAKAVADADVAKADIAHVNAHATSTPVGDMLEIGALRTAIGDHPVLTATKSMTGHLLGAAGALESIATILSIRDGVVPPTINLDDPDEGLTLDVAAHKARHLEINAALNNAFGFGGHNVALVFTRA, from the coding sequence ATGAGTCGCCCCGACGTCGTCGTCACCGGGCTCGGCGCGACGACCCCGCTCGGCGGGGACGTCGCGTCGACCTGGGACGCCATGCTCGCCGGCCGCTCCGGGGTGAGTGCGCTCACCCAGGAGTGGGCCGGGCAACTGCCCGTCCGCATCGCCGCCCAGCTCGCGGTGGACCCGTCCGAGGTGCTGGACCGGGTCAAGCTGCGCCGGCTGGACCGCTCCGAGGCGATCGCCCTCATCGCGGCGCAGCAGGCCTGGGCCGACGCCGGGCTGGCCGACTCCGGGCTCGACCCGGAGCGGCTGGCCGTCAGCGTCGGCTCCGGCATCGGCGGCGCGACCACCCTGCTCGCCCAGGACGACATCCTGGAGGCGTCCGGCCCGCGGCGGGTCTCCCCGCACACGGTGCCGATGCTGATGCCGAACGGTCCGGCCGCCTGGGTCGGGCTGGAACTGGGCGCGAAGGCCGGGGTGCACTCGGTCGCCAGCGCCTGCGCGACCGGCGCGGAGGCGATCGCGCTCGGCCTGGACATGATCCGCGCCGGCCGGGCCGACGTGGTGGTGGCCGGAGGCACCGAGGCCGTGATCCACCCGCTGCCGATCGCCGGTTTCGCCTCGATGCGGGCCATGTCGACCCGCAACGACGACCCGGAGCGGGCGTCCCGGCCGTGGGACAAGGGCCGCGACGGCTTCGTGCTCGGCGAGGGCGCGGGCGTGGTGGTCCTGGAGCGCGCCGACCACGCGGCCGCCCGGGGCGCCCGGGTGTACGCGCGCCTGGCCGGCGCCGGCATCACCTCGGACGCGTTCGACATCGTGCAGCCGCACGCCGAGGGCGAGGGCGCGATCCGGGCCATCGCCAAGGCGGTCGCCGACGCGGACGTCGCGAAGGCCGACATCGCGCACGTCAACGCGCACGCCACCTCGACCCCGGTGGGCGACATGCTGGAGATCGGCGCGCTGCGCACGGCGATCGGCGACCACCCGGTGCTGACCGCCACCAAGTCGATGACCGGGCACCTGCTCGGGGCGGCGGGGGCGCTGGAGTCGATCGCCACGATCCTGTCCATCCGCGACGGTGTCGTACCTCCGACGATCAACCTCGACGACCCGGACGAGGGCCTCACCCTGGACGTGGCCGCCCACAAGGCCCGGCACCTGGAGATCAACGCGGCGTTGAACAACGCGTTCGGCTTCGGCGGCCACAACGTGGCCCTGGTGTTCACCCGGGCCTGA